The Agrococcus carbonis genome has a window encoding:
- a CDS encoding ABC transporter permease, producing the protein MPPPRRKQRSSAWQYAVITIGLVVAAAALWEGYKLLGAATGGMIPFTDVPLPIASNDMAMPHLWTIFGALGAPASTATDQTLLAYLLVETSVTLREAAYGLVLGSALGVLLAIGLRELPIVSRGVMPWLVVSQTIPLVALAPIIVIWVGGLGLPSWIAVTIISAYLSFFPVTVNTLRGLNSADPIHIELMRSLNASRFQTLVWVRIPSAIPSLFSGLRLAAIASVIGAIVGELSAGTGLGIGRAILSAAYFYSTGPEKLFAAVLIASLAGVVFVQIIAIAESLVLRRRTQ; encoded by the coding sequence GTGCCGCCACCGCGCCGCAAGCAGCGCTCGAGCGCCTGGCAGTACGCCGTCATCACGATCGGCCTCGTGGTCGCGGCCGCTGCGCTCTGGGAGGGCTACAAGCTGCTCGGCGCCGCGACCGGGGGCATGATCCCGTTCACCGATGTGCCGCTGCCGATCGCCTCGAACGACATGGCGATGCCGCACCTGTGGACGATATTCGGCGCGCTCGGCGCGCCGGCGTCGACCGCGACCGACCAGACGCTGCTCGCCTACCTGCTCGTCGAGACGAGCGTGACGCTGCGGGAGGCCGCCTACGGCCTCGTGCTCGGCAGCGCCCTCGGCGTGCTGCTCGCGATCGGGCTGCGCGAGCTGCCGATCGTCTCGCGCGGGGTGATGCCGTGGCTCGTCGTCTCGCAGACGATCCCGCTCGTGGCGCTCGCGCCGATCATCGTCATCTGGGTCGGCGGGCTGGGCCTGCCGAGCTGGATCGCGGTCACGATCATCTCGGCCTACCTGTCGTTCTTCCCCGTCACCGTCAACACGCTGCGCGGCCTGAACTCGGCCGACCCGATCCACATCGAGCTCATGCGCTCCCTCAACGCCTCGCGCTTCCAGACCCTCGTCTGGGTGCGCATCCCCTCGGCCATCCCGTCGCTGTTCAGCGGCCTGCGGCTCGCGGCGATCGCGAGCGTGATCGGCGCGATCGTGGGCGAGCTCTCGGCCGGCACGGGGCTCGGCATCGGCCGCGCCATCCTCTCGGCCGCCTACTTCTACTCGACCGGCCCGGAGAAGCTCTTCGCCGCCGTGCTCATCGCGTCGCTCGCGGGCGTCGTCTTCGTCCAGATCATCGCCATCGCCGAATCGCTCGTGCTTCGCAGGAGGACCCAATGA